CTGCACGCCGTGGACGCGCACGCTGGGCGGCAGTTGCTGGCGCAGCAGCGCGATGGCGGTCTGCGCGATCACGAAGGCGTCGTTGGCGTTGACGCCGCGCTCGGGGTAGGCGGCGGCGTGGGCCGCGCGGCCGTCGTACCGGATGTGCCAGTGCGCCACCGCGAACGGCTCTGCCTCGGCCACGTCGACGGGCGCCGGGTGCGCCATGAGCGCGAAGTCGAGCTCGGCGAACGCGCCGCGGTCGAGCAGCTCGATCTTGCCGCCGTACCCCTCCTCGGCGGGGGTGCCGATCACCTCGACCGTGATGCCGAGCTCGTCGGCGACCTCGGCGAGCGCGATCGCGCCCCCGACGCTCATGGCGGAGATTAGGTTGTGGCCGCAGGCGTGCCCGAGCCCCGGCAGCGCGTCGTACTCGGCGAGGAAGCCGACGGTGAACCGGCCGCCGGGGTTGCGGACGGCGCGGAAGGCGGTGTCGAGGCCGAGATAGGGCTGCTCGACCGCGAAGCCGTGCCGCCCGAGCACGCCAGCGACGCGGGCGGAGGAGCGGAACTCCTGCCAGCCCAGCTCGGGGTCTCCGTGCAGCTCGTTCGACAGGCCGACCAGTTCGGCGTCGACCTCGGCCCGGCGCTCGGCGATCTGCCGCTTCAGCGCCTCGCTACTCATCGCCGGGCACCCCGTAGGAGGGGGCCGCGGACGGGTCGAGACCGCGGCTTACGTAGTCGTCGCGCTGCGGCAGCCACACCTCGAGCGCTCGGCCGAGCGCCTCGATCGGGTCCTCCTCGGCCCAGTCGACGCGGAGGTCGGTGATCCGCCAACCGGCCGATCCGACGACCGCGAGCCCCGCCGAGTGCACCGGTCCCTCCTCGCCGCCGGCGGCGACGGCGGCCCGCAGCGCGGCGTACAGCCGCTCCTCGATCCGGCCCGTCGCCGAGAGCGCGGTGTCGACGAGGGCGTCGAGCACGTCGAGGCTCGCCAGCATGTTGCCGCCGGCGACGGCGTTCTCGCGCGTCGCGGCGCCGAAGTTGCCCAGCGCGCGCTCGCCCGAGTAGACGGCGGCGCGGCCGGCGGCGTCGAGCACGAGCAGCTGGCGGTAGCCGATGGTCGCGGGATCGGCCGCCGCGACGACCGCGTCGATCGCCTCCTGCGCCGCGCGGCCCGCCCGGAGCTCCTCGATGAGTCGGGGACCGAGGCGCGGATCGGTGACGTTCTGGGAGTGGGCCCCGCCCACCCCGTCGGCGAGGTTGACGCAGCGCGCCGCGACGGCGGGCGACGACGACGAGATCGCCGATCCGAACTCGCCGGTCTCGGGGTCGCGGAGGAGGAGCGAGAAGGTCACGACTCGCTCCGCTCGCTGATCACGGCGGTCGCGTCGATCTCGACGAGCCACTCGGGGCGAGCGAGCGCCTGCACCACGATCCCGGTCGAGACGGGGTAGACGCCCTTCAGCCACTTCCCGACGGTGCGGTAGACGTCCTCGCGGTAGCGCGGGTCGATGATGTAGATGGTGACCTTGACGATGTCCTCGAGCCGGCTTCCCGCCTCATCGAGCAGCATCTTGATGTTGGCCATGGCCTGCTCGGTCTGCGCGGCGACGTCCCCGATCCCGACCGACTCCCGCGTCTCGAGGTCCTGACCGATCTGCCCGCGCAGGTAGACGACGCCGTTCGCGACGACGGCCTGGCAGAGGTCGTTGTCGAGGTTCTGCTCGGGGTAGGTGTCCTTGGTGTTGAACTTCCTCAGTCGGAGGTGCGTCGGCTCGGTCACGATAGATCTCTCCTCATCGAGTGCGGGAACGCGCGGCGTGCGCCTTCTGCACCATTGTTCGGCGGCGCGTCCGCATCTGTAAAATAGACAAAAACAAACACCACAATCGTCGAAACAGATTCACCGGCGGTCGGGCGGGCGCCCGGCCGCGGAAACGGAACCGGCATGGCCCAGCGCTTCGCGATCACGCTCACCCAGCTCACCTACTTCGCCGAGTGCGCGAAGAGGCTCAACATGACGGTCGCCAGCCAGGAGCTCCACGTCGCGCAGTCGGCCATCTCGACGGCGATCTCCCACCTCGAGCGCACGCTCGGCACCTCGCTCTTCATCCGCCAGCACGCGAAGGGCCTCGTCCTCACCCGCACGGGCGAGCAGCTGCTGCAGGACACGCACCGCATCTTCGGCATGCTCTCGGACAGCATCGACTCGATCCGCGCCGACGGGGGCGAGGTGCGCGGATCCGTCACGGTCGCGTGCTTCAAGACGCTCGCACCGTTCCTCCTGCCGCTGCTGATCGGCCGCCTGCAGGAGCGACACCCCGAGCTCTCGGTCGAGTTCATCGAGGGCGACCACGAGGAGACCCTGACCTCCCTGCGCAGCGGGCGCGCCGAGATCGCCGTCAACTACCGCCTCAGCGACCCGGAGGGCATCAGCAGCGAGCACGTCGGCGATGTGCCGCCCCACGTCGTCCTGAGCACCGACCATCCTCTCGCGGGACGCCGCACCATCGCCCTCGCCGAGCTCGCCGACGAGCCCCTCGTACTGCTCGACCTCCCCGACAGCCGCGGCTACTTCCTCGACATCCTGCGCAGCGCGGGCATCGCGCCCCGGCTCAAGTACCGCGCCTCGAGCTACGAGACGGTCCGATCGATGGTGGCGATGGGGCTCGGCTACTCGATCCTCAACCAGCGCCCGCGCATCTCGGGCAGCTACACCGGCGCCGAGCTGGCCGCCATCGAGATCAGCGACGACGTGCCGGCGCTCGAGATGGTGATCTCGTCGCTCGCGCAGGTGAACCGCTCGGCTCGCGCCCACGCCGTCGCCTCCGCCGTGCACGAGATCATCGCCGAGCAGCCGGGCCTCTCCCGCGCACCGCGCCACGACTAGTCATGCCCTATTCAGATTCGAACCACCCACTGAATCTCGATTTCAGATAGATAACAGCGCGAAGCACTATTGGCGCTCCGAGCGCTCCATGAGCTTTGCTGGTCATACCCCGGCCGGGCCGCACGGCCGCCGCCCGTCGCAGTCGACGGATCGGCGAGACCGCACCCGCACCCGCGCCCTGGGAGCCCCATCAGAGCGGAGTGGAGAGAGTCTATGTCGAGCCCAGCACCCGAGACCACCGAGGTTCTCGTCGTCGGCGGCGGCCAGGCCGGCGTCGCGATGAGCGAGCACCTGACCGCCCGCGGGATCCCGCACGTCGTGCTCGAGCGGCACCGCATCGCCGAGCGCTGGCGCTCGGAGCGCTGGGACTCGCTCGTCGCCAACGGCCCCGCGTGGCACGACCGCTTCCCCGGCCTCGAGTTCGACGACCTCGACCCTGATGAGTTCGCGCCAAAGGAGCGCGTGGCCGCCTACTTCGAGGCCTACGCCGAGAAGTTCGGCCTCCCCATCCGCACCGGCGTCGAGGTGACCTCCGTGCGCCGCGATCCGCAGCGGCCGGGCTTCTTCCGCGCCGAGACGAGCGCCGGCCCCGTCGAGGCGCGCTACGTCGTCGCGGCGACGGGCGCCTTCCAGCTCCCGTCCATCCCGCCCATCGTGCCGCCGGACGCGGGCATCGAGCAGCTCCACTCGAGCCAGTACCGCAACCCGGAGCAGCTGCCCGAGGGCGGCGTGCTCGTGGTCGGCGCCGGCTCCTCGGGGGTCCAGATCGCCGACGAGCTGCGCCAGTCGGGGCGCGAGGTCTTCCTCGCGGTCGGCCCGCACGACCGCCCCCCGCAGCGCTATCGCGGGCGCAGCTTCGTGTGGTGGCTCGGCACCCTGGGCCTGTGGGAGAAGACGACCCCCGCCGCCGGCGCCGAGCACGTCACCATCGCGGTGAGCGGCGCGCACGGCGGTCACACCATCGACTTCCGCAACCTCGCGGCCGACGGCATCACCCTCGTGGGCCGGGCCAACGCCTACGACGACGGCGTGATGCGCTTCGGCGACGACCTCGCCGCGAACATCCGCCGGGGCGACGAGAACTACCTCTCTGTGCTCGACCATGCCGACGCCTACGTCGCCCGCACCGGGATCGACCTCCCCGAGGAGCCCGAGGCGCGCGAGCTCGGCCCCGAGCCCGCCTGCGTCACCGACCCGATCCTCGAGCTGAACCTCGCCGAGGCGGGCATCACCTCGATCATCTGGGCCACCGGCTTCCGCTCCGACTACTCGTGGCTGCAGGTCGACGCGCTCGACGAGCAGGGTCGCCCGAAGCAGGTGCGCGGCGTCTCGGCCGAACCCGGCGTCTACTTCCTCGGCCTGCCCTGGCAGTCCCACCGCGGTTCGACGTTCATCTGGGGCGTGTGGCACGACGCGAAGTTCATCGCCGACAAGATCGAGATCCAGCGCAGCTACCTCGCCTACGAGGGAGACGGCACCCCGAAGGCGGGGCTGCCGGCGCGGCCGACGGCCCGACTCACGGCGGCCTAGGCGCGGCGGCCCAGGTACAGCGGCCCAGACACCGTGCCCGTCATCGCGGCGGATGCGGTCCTCCAGTAGTCCGTGCTCTCCACTCCGGAGAGCACGGACTACTGCGTTTCGGTTGTTGCCTACTGAATTTCGAAGCGTCCTTCACTGAACTCTGTCCCCACACCCCCCGATAACGAGAAGAGCGCTTTTGGTCAGGAGTTTTTCTCCTGTTATCGTGTGCTCACCGTGGACTAACCGACGAGTGTTTCTCAGCGGTCACGGAGGTCACAGGGGGATGCCGAGCAGGGGGCGATCGTGCTCACGCATACACGGTCGAACCCGCGGATTCAGGGGAAAGGGACGACATTGTCCAAGCAGCACACTTCATCGCGGAAGACCCGCAAGATCGCCGCCATCGCCGCGGGAGCCCTCGTGGTCGGCCTCGGCGCCACCTACACGCTCGCGACCTGGAACGACTCC
This DNA window, taken from Leucobacter tenebrionis, encodes the following:
- a CDS encoding M20 family metallopeptidase, with amino-acid sequence MSSEALKRQIAERRAEVDAELVGLSNELHGDPELGWQEFRSSARVAGVLGRHGFAVEQPYLGLDTAFRAVRNPGGRFTVGFLAEYDALPGLGHACGHNLISAMSVGGAIALAEVADELGITVEVIGTPAEEGYGGKIELLDRGAFAELDFALMAHPAPVDVAEAEPFAVAHWHIRYDGRAAHAAAYPERGVNANDAFVIAQTAIALLRQQLPPSVRVHGVQTRGGEAPNAIPERTEGRWYVRAETTEQLLELERRVLKCFEAGALATGAELTVTPEGSRYSEMRTDLEAQELYRANAIALGRDFDVDPVAATMNRASTDMGNVSQVVAAIHPYIGVGGEASNHQPAFAEACVGPAAERALRDGATALAWTALDVALLRTAPA
- a CDS encoding DUF1028 domain-containing protein, which translates into the protein MTFSLLLRDPETGEFGSAISSSSPAVAARCVNLADGVGGAHSQNVTDPRLGPRLIEELRAGRAAQEAIDAVVAAADPATIGYRQLLVLDAAGRAAVYSGERALGNFGAATRENAVAGGNMLASLDVLDALVDTALSATGRIEERLYAALRAAVAAGGEEGPVHSAGLAVVGSAGWRITDLRVDWAEEDPIEALGRALEVWLPQRDDYVSRGLDPSAAPSYGVPGDE
- a CDS encoding RidA family protein, whose translation is MTEPTHLRLRKFNTKDTYPEQNLDNDLCQAVVANGVVYLRGQIGQDLETRESVGIGDVAAQTEQAMANIKMLLDEAGSRLEDIVKVTIYIIDPRYREDVYRTVGKWLKGVYPVSTGIVVQALARPEWLVEIDATAVISERSES
- a CDS encoding LysR substrate-binding domain-containing protein, translated to MAQRFAITLTQLTYFAECAKRLNMTVASQELHVAQSAISTAISHLERTLGTSLFIRQHAKGLVLTRTGEQLLQDTHRIFGMLSDSIDSIRADGGEVRGSVTVACFKTLAPFLLPLLIGRLQERHPELSVEFIEGDHEETLTSLRSGRAEIAVNYRLSDPEGISSEHVGDVPPHVVLSTDHPLAGRRTIALAELADEPLVLLDLPDSRGYFLDILRSAGIAPRLKYRASSYETVRSMVAMGLGYSILNQRPRISGSYTGAELAAIEISDDVPALEMVISSLAQVNRSARAHAVASAVHEIIAEQPGLSRAPRHD
- a CDS encoding flavin-containing monooxygenase — encoded protein: MSSPAPETTEVLVVGGGQAGVAMSEHLTARGIPHVVLERHRIAERWRSERWDSLVANGPAWHDRFPGLEFDDLDPDEFAPKERVAAYFEAYAEKFGLPIRTGVEVTSVRRDPQRPGFFRAETSAGPVEARYVVAATGAFQLPSIPPIVPPDAGIEQLHSSQYRNPEQLPEGGVLVVGAGSSGVQIADELRQSGREVFLAVGPHDRPPQRYRGRSFVWWLGTLGLWEKTTPAAGAEHVTIAVSGAHGGHTIDFRNLAADGITLVGRANAYDDGVMRFGDDLAANIRRGDENYLSVLDHADAYVARTGIDLPEEPEARELGPEPACVTDPILELNLAEAGITSIIWATGFRSDYSWLQVDALDEQGRPKQVRGVSAEPGVYFLGLPWQSHRGSTFIWGVWHDAKFIADKIEIQRSYLAYEGDGTPKAGLPARPTARLTAA